The following DNA comes from Quercus robur chromosome 1, dhQueRobu3.1, whole genome shotgun sequence.
tatttaagaatcagTCTCCTCGGACTTGACCAGGGACTTTTTTCTTTAGTGAACATctattatctttctttctttgtcatCAAAATCTATTGGCTGGTTACTTAATTCActaaaactcagttttccaactcactttctacaaatttattgctttgggctttttgggcttaAGTCCATATATTTGTTGTGCTAAAAGTTCAAATCAGGTCTTTACAGTATCCATGCATATACATAGGGTTTCAAGCTAATTTCAATAATATCTTAAAGTCCTCAATCTTTTACGACAAAGTAAGTAGAGAAATATGGACCTTTCTTGAGAACATAAAGTGAAAATTACTCAGTttcttacaaaataaaatttattgttcttGAGAACATAAGTAGGCATAGTGATTGGGATAAGTTTCATTGCCAGTGTCAATGCTAGATTCTGAATCTACAAGCTTTAGAGGACAGATGTTTTGAGCGAGGCGTGGTGTCATCATGACcgatcaaaatattttttaagtgtgATTGATTccctaatctatatatatatatatatatatatatatatatatatatatatataaaaccgaaacctttgctggcaccacaattttccacgtcagcacaatatttaaaaaataaaaaataaaaaataaataaaaattataacttctcaaaaccctagcaaccttacccatctttcaagttaagaaatataaaaccacggtttctgcaaactctctctttctccagacgtaggaagccctaaagcattcaagatctacaaaaccctagcaaccttacccctctctcaagttaagaaatataaagccacggtttctgcaaactctctctctccagacgtaggaagccctaaagcattcaagatctacaatgcacggtatagattttagcttataaagttcagcttttgtaaggttagtttgtttatatatttagtccttatgtttaggtttaggttttaagagatttatatattactactatgtggctgaatttcccgtgacatcggttttatgttttttttttttaatttgttttatgtaaggttagtttgtttacatcggttttatgttttttttttttttttaatttgttttatgtaaggttagtttgtttacataagttctttatctcaaagataagacttttatttttaccgcaagaactatttaggtatgtgtcccttgcaagcacacataaacttaaattgtcttttaatatatgcatgctttattattttctaatagttttcccgtgcatcgcacgggttagcgactagtatctaatttattttagtattgGTTTAGAGTGAAGAGGATTGGAagcatttttttctctttaaattagATAATAAAATGAGCCTagataacaaaatatttatgaaCCCATTGGAAGTCTTTTTGAGGGGAGAACCCATTGAAAGTTGAAAACAGTTTTGGGGTCAttacccaccaaaaaaaataaataaataaagttttggGGTCATTAACGTTTGAGAAGGTGTTAGCactttagagcatccacattagtagagctatttttttagttatttgtcaccacaaaaagttattttatctattttacctatttactttacaaaacatttagtatcagtttatctattttaactttcaacacaataaaataatataaatatcacaataaaataatatatctactaccaTAGTAGTGTGAatgcacaaataaaaaaacaatatataagaaaagaaaaaaaaaagaataaaagaactGCGCACAAACAATATATAACAGTATGAACgctatataaaaaagaaaaaaaaaaagtaaaagaagtgTGAACACGTAAACAATTGCAGTGTGTACgcagaagaaaagaaataagaataaaagaaagaataaaaatagtaaaataatcaaaagtagtgtgaacgcacaaataaatttttttttttacttttctgctGCACTGCCAGTAGTTGTGCACTGTAACTATATAGGGTAGCTCTGGAGTCAACAAATATTGCTTTAGCTCTACCAATGTAGggtatattttgaaatttggtggtattaaaaataacaatatagctatttagcaccaccaatgtggatgctcttaggcCTCCTTCAATATTGAAAAATGCtatatccataacatttttacaatactttcacaacaaatcttaagtaacaagttgttattgattgttatggatgggtaaaaaagtaatttaagttgtggagTTAAAATAggactaataacaacttactatttatgatttattatgaaaatattaagaaaatattatggatgtagcacttctctttaacatttatagcatGATGATTACCATATATTAATTACCTCATGAATTTAGCAATGAAACGTGCtaagtccacaatattttcataacactttcacaataatttctAGGTGATAAGTTATTACTCGTTCTAATTTGGATCCACcactaaaatttttatttttttcactagtAACAAATAGTAACAATTTGCCatttaaaattgttgtgaaaatattgtggacatagcatttctctttcaGAATCTCTAAGTTATTGTATTGATTAGATAATACACAAATTCAcacaaaaatccaaatccacaCAAATTTACAACATACTTAGGTGCCAacttgtaattaaattaaatcactTCATATGGGTGGCATTTATACttgatgaaaaaataaaattattatgtacCAATCAAAAGTTAAGTTGATACCCAAGCATATTATGAAATTAGAAATATAATTGGTTGAGTCTGTAAAATTTTTCAGTGAGTGAATGATGATATCTATTACTTTGGCTATTGCAACATGGTCCTCACAACATTATTCTTCCAAGAAGAGCTAATtgagatttgaaatttgaaattttttttaaaataaaaataaaaataaaaatcaagatgTGTTAATTGAGTTGCAATATGGGAGGGAATTCGAATCCAAGAGACTATATGAAACACCATATAAGAGCACTAGTATCaggtgtgctaaatgctaaatttttagtaTGCAGCACaccaaacataaaaaatcaCGTTCATAAGATGTGTCAAATGTCAAATCTACAATGatgttctaaaaataaaaatgtatatgCAGATgtgctatttattttttattcaaactttctctctcttccataCATAATATCTCTCTTTTCCATACAAAATatctttattaattaaaaagaataaataaaggatatttaaataagaacaaaacttagatatagtaccttaagtgttgttccttagattctcctcttaaaatttagctatgtggctatttaactaaaaaaatacacttccatcctaTAAGAAAAAATCCAGGtggcaaaatcttaaaaaaagaatctaaggaacaacacctaagtatTGTATCTAAGTCTTGCTATTTAaataaagtagtaaaaaaaaatatatgtgatAAGTGGtatgttaaaacttaaaatagataaagtaactttttaatatgtaaaaataacatatttttacaacaccTAATGTTAGTGCTACCATTGTATTTAGAAGGTATGGAATaagttataataattttttaaagtctAGAGTCACCAACAAATTGAAAAGTTTAGAGTCACCGTTAAATTGAGGACTATCAATTGTGTCAAATTATTatctacacttttttttttccctgaaaaATTCACTCATTCTCTCACAAACTCACCTAACACtggaattcccaaaaaaaaaaaaaaacaaccttaGGTAGGTGGTGAGCCCAACCACCAAGTAAAATCTTACCAATTCaatcatgtgaatttttttttttttttttttttttttgagagagttagTTAAGTTAGAACATGGAAAATTTAGTGTACTAACAGGTCTAATATCACTAATGGTATACCAACAGGTCTAAAATCATGTGAAAATTGTCCCATAAGCTTACACAAGTTGTTGATGTGGCACCCAATCTTACCATTATGAATGAATAATTCAATTACCACACTTTCACAAACTATTTGTCACAAATGTCCTATGTTGCTAATAACAGATACCCAAATACAGTCTATGTGACaaaaaccatgaaaaaaaagaaaaaaaagtatgtgaTACTAGAATTATAggattatatttatttatatgattaAATAACAGTAGTAGCGCCGTACTCCTGTACCTGGTTGATATGATAAGGAATAAATTGGCAACGAACGcgaactcttcttcttcactcacATGCCATCGTCTACTCTAACTCTCTTCAACTTGTGCTGCAATTCCATCATGGAAACCGTTGTTCACAAGCTTCCATCTTTCAAACTCCTTAACCCTACCTCTTCTTCCTCCCACTACtgctccaccaccaccactcggACCTCCAAATCTTTTCGGGTCGGGTCTCGCAGGCGCTCCTTTTCGATTTCCGCTTCGGCTTCAGCTGTCCGAGAAGACAACCCGGCTCTCGGATCCGTCTCTCTCGGCCACATCACCCGACCCGATTTCCCCATCCTCCACCAGGTAAAGTACTCAAcccaattcttcttcttcttcttcaattccATGCCAAAatttagaaccaaaaaaaaaaatttgaaaaacctaaACAATTCTTAGAGTTGAAACCACTATTTTGGGGCATAAATGAATTATTAGAATTATGATCAATCTGTTAttgaattgggttttttttttttttttagctatagTTGGATTGAATATATGATAGAATTCTTGCTTAGACTCACTTCATTTACTACAAAGTCcttaactttaatttttatatatatatttttttggtttaggaaGTAAATGGTTCAAGACTTGTGTACTTAGACAATGCCGCGACTTCTCAGAAGCCGACTGCTGTATTGAATGCTTTGCAAAATTATTATGAAGCTTACAATTCAAATGTGCACCGCGGGATTCATTATCTAAGGTACTTAATTTATGTTTATTGCAGAATATGTtatatgggttttgtttaaaGGGGGAAGTCTTTGGTGAGATTTTACGTCGCATGTTGAGGCTTTTGGTTctgtttaagttttttttaagtaatgcaAGTTGCTTGGCGGGTGTTCTGAATGTAGTGCGAGGGCAACGGATGAGTACGAGTTGGCAAGAAAGAAGGTAGCGGCTTTTATCAATGCATCGGACTCTAGAGAGATTGTTTTCACTAAGAATGCTACTGAAGCCATCAATCTGGTAGCATACTCGTGGGGACTGTCAAATTTAAAACCAGAGGATGAGGTGTGCTTTTGTTACTTCTGTAATGCTTTTAGCTTTATATATGCGAGTTTCGTTTTTTGTTGTAtggtaaaaattaatttgatctcAATTTGGTGTTATATTGATTTAAGGAAAATGGTGTTTCTTGTAAATTACATGTATTTATGATTCGTTTTGTTAGGGTGAATATTGAGTGGAAAAATAGGATTAgggtttgaaataaaattatgaaaaggTTGAATCTTGAAAGGTGCTTGTGGCAGAAAAGTATGACTGAAAATGCAAGGCAGCCTCTTTTGAGGCACTATATTAAGTATTTGATAGTAGCAAAAGGTTGGTGAGATTAGTGAGTTTAAGGTTTTAAAaggaataaagaaaagaaaggtttggAATTGAACTAACTGTGGAAAGGGCTCAAATCAGCGGCTCTTCTGGCTGCTGTGATTACAAAGTAATTTTGGATTTCTGGGTTGTTTGGGAGCTATTTGATGGAAGAATGGTTTAAGTTCTTATGTTTGCATGGTATTTGAACTTTGACTGTACTCTTTGAAGAATTTTATTTCTGTAATCTTGCCTTTCATGAACTTCTCTCTGCCTGCATCCAGCAATTCTTGTGACTGGTTGGACTGTGGCTCCATCATTCTTCACCAATTCCACAtatcttctctttatttttcaatttccattaCCCTCTGGTTACTGAGAAATGGAACAAATGGGGGCATAAGCTTTTGTAGGTTTGGGATAATGCCACATCAAGCCAAGCAGGTGGAATGATCtgagtggagagagagaaaaaggaaaaggaaaaagcaaTGGAACATAAAATTTGTGAACAttgtttctatttcttcttaataaaaaaataaaaaaagttttttattttaatttctcagTACATTATtggaaataaaatcttaatttactCACAGTTCCTCACCTTATGTCAGCTTCTGTTTTAAGTACTTCTATGAGATTCAGCAACATCATTCTCTACTTTCTTTAAAGGGGGAAAAACATGAAATGACCATCCTTTCATAAGTTTTACATTGAGCCCTTTcacaatattatttttcttgcagGTAATTCTCACAATTGCTGAACATCACAGTGCCATCGTACCCTGGCAACTTGTAGCTCAAAAGACTGGTGctattttgaaatttgtgagTTTAAATCAAGATGAAGCCCCAGATGTAGACAATCTAAGACAAATGTTTTCAAGGAAGACAAAAATTGTAGTTGTTCATCACGTCTCAAACACACTTGGTATGTTTCTCTATCTTGAATCTCTTCATTTTAATCATCAATGTTTCCCTATAGATGCTTTGAGCTGAGGCTGatgaattattttcttttatttgctgGATAATGCTGGTTATTGATATTGTTGATGGTCTGAAAATCGTTAGTGGCTAGGCCTTCCTTATCTTTTGATAATGTGTACCTTGTTGCTGCATATCAAAGCAAAATGTATGACCTCATTGGATTGTTTGGCTGTTTACCCATATTAGAAGCCCATAGAGAAACCTTTTGCGCAATGAGACAATGGGCCAGATTCTgaagaaaaggcaaaaagaaaagatcCAACAGCCCAAACATATCATCCAAAAATGAGAACATCCATGCCCAAACTTATAAACTTTTCATACTGAATGGGTGATATCTTTTGCGAAGGATTCAACCATAGATAATCTCTTAAGTTATTAATAACTAGATGGAACCAAGAAAAGATCTCCTCCTGTGCAAAATTATAGAAGATTCCGTTTAAGATCAAACAATTCCATCAAATTGAGTATGATTGTATGTGTGAAGCAAGAATGTCAGCTTTAGTAATGCAAACATTGGTGAGAATCCAATGCCCCAAAGACCTAAGGGTTCCTTCACAGGGTTAGTTCATGGAGGCTGTGTCAAGGACAAAAATCAAGACAAAAAGTGTAGGGCAGAAAAAGATTGCAATCAACTTGATAATATTCGGGTGACATTGCTTCTTTGGTCCTATCCAAGGAATCCCTTAGATATGATGCAAAATGGATATTGTTCTGTCGTTGATTAGAAACTGTCCCAATGCCATGTCTTTTTGCTATGGCTTCTAAATTGCGGCACAACAGGAATATGCTAAATATTGCATAGCTTGACTTTAGTGGTAGTGCTACATGCTTGAgtgattttcttatcaaattataaatgatTACTAAAAGAATCATCTTTCAAGTGCACAATTTATTAATATACATTTTGATATAAGAATCAATTGTCTTGCCTATTATCTTTATCTAAGAAAATTTGAACCCTGTTTTGAGTATCCTATCATTTATTATGGATCATTGTTAAAGAATGGTAAGAAATGAACCgtgaagactttttttttttttaaaaaaaaaaaaattattattatggtAATCTAGGCATAGATGTATGGATTTCTGGGTTGTGCATTACCATTTTCTGGTTGCTAGGCTTTTGCTGATTTGGAATAGACTTTTGAAGTAACATCTCATCATATTAACATTGGGAGGTACAATGCTTAACTTTATCATATGAAttatattttagtaaaatataatTAGCAGGGTTCACTGATTATTAACTCCTCTCCCACTGTTCCCCTTTTCTCAACCCCCAATTTTTTCCCTCACTTTTGGTGTGCACCATGTTtctgaattttaatttgatattaagGTTTTCCTTACTAGCCCCACATGTTAGTGTTCTGGAAGTCTATAACTTACTTTCCTTAATACTGTTAATGTGACAGTTAGTTTTTGCTTAGCCATTTGATTACGTCTATTGGGTACTAACAGAGTAACAGGTTGCTCTCGTTGGTTTAATCAAATGAATagccttcttccttcttcttttctctctagttttctgaaagttgtaagtttttcttttttttatgcaaCTGATTTACTGAAACAAATATTTCTTTCGTTTTTCTGTAGCTTCTGTTCTTCCTATCGAAGAGATTGTGCTTTGGGCACATGATGTTGGGGCAAAAGTTCTTGTGGATGCCTGTCAGAGTGTTCCACACATGGTTGTCAATGTCCAGAGCCTCAATGTTGATTTTCTTGTTGCTTCTTCTCACAAGGTTAGGGTAACGCCTTTTTTGCAAGTTCTTAGCTTTGTCCGAATATAATAAGTTTAAGGAGTATTGTAATAAACATTCTTCAGATGTGTGGCCCTACAGGCATTGGATTCTTATATGGCAAGAGTGAGCTCTTGTCTGCTATGCCTCCATTTCTAGGTAAGTTTCTACCTTTAGAAGTTAAAAGTTAAGAGCTTGTCTGTTCTGGTATGTTCAATTCTTGTCCTGCAATAGTTTTTATTTCCCCACCAACACCTCCCCCCTGCCCTCtcccccaaaaaagaagaagatatttttatattcatatTCCTGATAGCAATGAAATGGGTATAATTTGAAGCTGATTCTAGTGTTGATCCCCCCCCTCTCCCTCTTTCTAGGCGGTGGAGAAATGATCTCCGATGTATTTCTTGATCATTCCACTTATGCAGAACCTCCATCCAGGTTAGTGAACTTATTCATCTTCTTGATCAAATTCATCTTATATACGAATGTTCACGTCAAGTGCATGAATGCTCAAGTTGGTGCCTTGGTGGCAGTCTATATATCAGATCCTACTTCTACCAAGACTAAAAATCGATTAGTGGATAGCTTGAAGTTCTGGTGAATTCCATTTTGTGTAGCAGATGCCAATCAGTTACCATACAATGGGATATGTGTGGGAATTACATTTTAGAAAAATGTGGGAATGTGCTTATGGAGCCCATGGGAAAAGAGCAAAGTAGGGTGTAGAGATATGTT
Coding sequences within:
- the LOC126723448 gene encoding cysteine desulfurase 1, chloroplastic isoform X2; translated protein: MPSSTLTLFNLCCNSIMETVVHKLPSFKLLNPTSSSSHYCSTTTTRTSKSFRVGSRRRSFSISASASAVREDNPALGSVSLGHITRPDFPILHQEVNGSRLVYLDNAATSQKPTAVLNALQNYYEAYNSNVHRGIHYLSARATDEYELARKKVAAFINASDSREIVFTKNATEAINLVAYSWGLSNLKPEDEVILTIAEHHSAIVPWQLVAQKTGAILKFVSLNQDEAPDVDNLRQMFSRKTKIVVVHHVSNTLASVLPIEEIVLWAHDVGAKVLVDACQSVPHMVVNVQSLNVDFLVASSHKMCGPTGIGFLYGKSELLSAMPPFLGGGEMISDVFLDHSTYAEPPSRFEAGTPAIGEAIGLGAAIDYLSRLGMQKIHDYELILRCCWQTALFDLELSFKQGLEKNKNYV
- the LOC126723448 gene encoding cysteine desulfurase 1, chloroplastic isoform X3, which translates into the protein MPSSTLTLFNLCCNSIMETVVHKLPSFKLLNPTSSSSHYCSTTTTRTSKSFRVGSRRRSFSISASASAVREDNPALGSVSLGHITRPDFPILHQEVNGSRLVYLDNAATSQKPTAVLNALQNYYEAYNSNVHRGIHYLSARATDEYELARKKVAAFINASDSREIVFTKNATEAINLVAYSWGLSNLKPEDEVILTIAEHHSAIVPWQLVAQKTGAILKFVSLNQDEAPDVDNLRQMFSRKTKIVVVHHVSNTLASVLPIEEIVLWAHDVGAKVLVDACQSVPHMVVNVQSLNVDFLVASSHKMCGPTGIGFLYGKSELLSAMPPFLGGGEMISDVFLDHSTYAEPPSRFEAGTPAIGEAIGLGAAIDYLSRLGMQKIHDYEVWERAKPYTCGRFLVFMFY
- the LOC126723448 gene encoding cysteine desulfurase 1, chloroplastic isoform X1, coding for MPSSTLTLFNLCCNSIMETVVHKLPSFKLLNPTSSSSHYCSTTTTRTSKSFRVGSRRRSFSISASASAVREDNPALGSVSLGHITRPDFPILHQEVNGSRLVYLDNAATSQKPTAVLNALQNYYEAYNSNVHRGIHYLSARATDEYELARKKVAAFINASDSREIVFTKNATEAINLVAYSWGLSNLKPEDEVILTIAEHHSAIVPWQLVAQKTGAILKFVSLNQDEAPDVDNLRQMFSRKTKIVVVHHVSNTLASVLPIEEIVLWAHDVGAKVLVDACQSVPHMVVNVQSLNVDFLVASSHKMCGPTGIGFLYGKSELLSAMPPFLGGGEMISDVFLDHSTYAEPPSRFEAGTPAIGEAIGLGAAIDYLSRLGMQKIHDYEIELAKYLYESLLSVPNIHVYGPAPSENVDRAALCSFNIENIHPTDIATFLDQQHGVAIRSGHHCAQPLHRHLGVNASARASLHFYNTKEDVDDFIQALNDTVNFFNSFK